One genomic segment of Cardinium endosymbiont of Philonthus spinipes includes these proteins:
- a CDS encoding ABC transporter ATP-binding protein, with translation MQSITKNLKTFIWHFVGQYKWHFLAMACLRMCFVLDNLVVPYAFKVLVTQLTALADDRTAVWIKLGCPLIALLGVIVLIELFFRLFDYMKLRTIPAFEAKIRIWIVQYLQGHSYQFFTEHFSGDLVKRVNDLTDGISQIMMIIISSFLPTFCTMLAGVFSFAYIQPTFGAMLMAWLILHTTTYLVYSKKCRHRVAMHAEKGSRLSGSIVDGFTNILSIKLFARKNQETTHLLVPQAREKRAHESALKLIMQLHFIISGLSIGFMGVGMLAYMIYYWQLGKLSISEVTYIFYAGNNICNLVWVSVAEFPDFFEEVGYCQQALKLLQRQHAVLDAPDAAVLTCQSASIAFKDVSFAYVPDKPIFEDQSIDIAAGEKVGLVGLSGSGKTTFINLLLRFFDLNKGVITIDGQDISTVTQESLRAAISLIPQDTVLFHDSILENIRYGRKNATDEEVVAAAKKANCHSFIMGLAQGYHTLVGERGSKLSGGQRQRIAIARAVLKDAPILILDEATSALDAVTETEIQESLSRIMANKTTIVIAHRLAVLAAMDRVLVFNGGKIIASGSHETLLKISPLYANMCRLQFDGMRSLQ, from the coding sequence ATGCAATCCATTACTAAAAATCTAAAAACTTTTATCTGGCACTTTGTAGGCCAATACAAATGGCATTTCCTTGCTATGGCTTGTTTGCGCATGTGCTTTGTGTTGGATAATTTAGTAGTTCCTTATGCCTTTAAGGTATTGGTCACACAACTTACAGCATTAGCCGACGATAGAACAGCTGTTTGGATCAAGCTGGGTTGTCCACTGATCGCTTTATTGGGTGTAATTGTCCTCATAGAGCTTTTTTTTCGTTTATTTGACTACATGAAGCTTAGGACGATTCCTGCTTTTGAGGCAAAAATACGTATCTGGATTGTACAGTATCTGCAAGGTCATTCTTATCAGTTTTTTACAGAGCATTTTTCTGGTGATTTGGTAAAACGGGTCAACGACTTAACAGATGGCATCAGTCAGATCATGATGATTATCATTTCATCATTTTTGCCTACATTTTGCACCATGTTGGCGGGTGTCTTTTCTTTTGCCTATATACAGCCTACTTTTGGTGCGATGTTAATGGCTTGGTTGATATTGCATACGACCACTTATCTTGTCTATTCAAAAAAGTGTCGTCATCGTGTAGCAATGCATGCAGAAAAAGGTAGTCGTTTATCTGGAAGCATTGTAGATGGCTTTACCAATATCTTAAGCATTAAGCTTTTTGCACGAAAAAATCAAGAAACCACCCATTTATTGGTTCCACAAGCAAGAGAAAAACGTGCACATGAATCAGCTTTAAAGCTTATTATGCAGCTCCATTTTATCATTAGTGGTCTTTCTATTGGCTTTATGGGTGTAGGCATGCTTGCTTATATGATCTATTATTGGCAGCTTGGTAAGCTTTCTATTTCTGAAGTCACCTACATTTTTTATGCGGGCAATAATATTTGCAACTTGGTTTGGGTTTCTGTGGCAGAGTTTCCTGATTTTTTTGAAGAAGTTGGCTATTGCCAACAGGCTTTAAAATTATTACAAAGACAACATGCTGTTTTGGATGCCCCTGATGCGGCTGTGCTTACCTGCCAATCTGCCTCTATTGCCTTTAAAGATGTCTCCTTTGCTTATGTGCCCGATAAGCCTATATTTGAAGATCAAAGCATTGATATAGCAGCTGGTGAAAAGGTAGGTTTGGTTGGCTTATCTGGTAGTGGTAAAACTACTTTTATTAATCTATTGTTAAGGTTTTTTGATTTGAATAAAGGGGTGATTACCATTGATGGTCAAGATATATCCACTGTTACGCAAGAATCATTGCGTGCGGCTATTTCCCTTATACCTCAAGACACGGTGCTTTTCCATGATAGTATTTTAGAAAATATTCGTTATGGTCGCAAAAATGCAACCGATGAGGAAGTTGTTGCCGCTGCCAAAAAGGCAAACTGTCATAGCTTTATTATGGGTTTGGCACAAGGATATCATACATTGGTGGGTGAAAGAGGATCAAAGCTTTCAGGTGGACAGCGCCAACGCATTGCTATTGCACGTGCTGTATTAAAAGATGCCCCTATTTTAATATTAGATGAGGCGACTTCTGCATTAGATGCTGTTACTGAAACTGAAATTCAAGAAAGCCTCTCTAGGATTATGGCTAATAAAACAACTATTGTGATTGCGCATAGATTGGCGGTTTTGGCTGCGATGGATCGGGTGCTGGTATTTAATGGTGGTAAAATAATCGCAAGTGGATCCCATGAGACGCTTTTAAAGATTAGCCCGCTCTATGCAAATATGTGTAGGCTTCAGTTTGATGGCATGCGTTCGTTACAATAG
- a CDS encoding UvrD-helicase domain-containing protein, translated as MAELLIYRASAGSGKTHILVTRYIQWALRYPDAFKHILAVTFTNRATQEMKQRMLDYLHSLSIGEATDLQETLCQAGWTPEQLQLRSKEVLSMMVYQYGDLSVVTIDSFFYKIIQSFSKEMGLQHHFAIEMDEPLALQETVDTLTTLDDPLLQQWMVDFALTKLLAGKNWNIKSHIQELGKALFDESFKLHESALLTVLQEAWPHCLLETQAVVRSFEERMQAIGQTALNIVQQEGLTPADFTYGTKGVIGYFLKLASKKDLRPTKRAVIGSSDLTSWYPKQKTNTSGHIAKVVAHLLHPLLMEAVTLYEAEGLAYRTAIVGSRFTYAFGMIGALLIGLAQYRSRKHLLFMSDIAALLYQAIQGNDTPYLYEKIGHQFHHFLIDEFQDLSLFQWMNIQPLLRNSLAEGYSSLLVGDVKQSIYRWRGSNWKLLNHQVAATFKESTLHGLTTNRRSCEVIVLFNNYFFKRAAGQLVDYLASNVPAMDPLPYELAQMRRAYDDVAQQTNPKKGGCVELFLLRSDTTANHPTDWKINAQKAFISTLEQLAKAAIPAKDIVVLVRNNSEAILLTSLHTAVPYKVVSDQAHSLGSHIAIKVLIHALYYLSNEDDLINTVAWIEAYDSCYPSAMGHHARYCAAVDGGIQKRFPGSFWAQKDFLKQLSVYTCVELLIACLFEIPHDFGDVLAFFQSVVLNFFLTESPSIEAFLVWWEKKGRAIKLPTSDQEDVIKVMTIHQSKGLAFKVVIMPFCSWGLDHSAQNGPILWSVHHPQPAYFPIWPISYGTDLKETHYAKDYYLEQMQIHLDSLNLLYVAFTRAESRLYVTAPLPDKLEGMATIADLIYQSLVGDETDCLCGEAAVQETAAGIKFSFR; from the coding sequence ATGGCTGAGTTATTGATCTATCGTGCTTCTGCAGGTTCTGGCAAAACCCATATATTGGTAACCCGTTATATTCAATGGGCCTTACGTTATCCAGATGCTTTTAAGCATATCTTGGCGGTAACCTTTACCAATCGTGCAACCCAAGAAATGAAACAGCGGATGCTGGACTATTTACACAGCCTATCCATTGGGGAAGCAACTGATTTACAAGAAACGCTATGCCAAGCAGGATGGACACCTGAGCAACTACAGCTGCGCAGCAAGGAAGTACTATCCATGATGGTCTATCAGTATGGCGATTTGTCAGTAGTCACCATCGATAGTTTCTTTTATAAGATCATTCAATCCTTTTCTAAAGAGATGGGATTACAGCACCATTTTGCTATTGAAATGGATGAACCACTCGCTTTGCAAGAAACCGTAGATACATTGACTACCTTGGATGATCCACTGCTTCAACAGTGGATGGTGGATTTTGCACTTACCAAACTATTGGCTGGTAAAAATTGGAATATCAAAAGTCACATTCAGGAGTTGGGTAAAGCGCTTTTTGATGAATCCTTTAAGCTACATGAAAGCGCACTATTAACCGTTTTGCAGGAGGCATGGCCCCACTGCTTATTAGAAACACAAGCAGTGGTGCGCTCCTTTGAAGAAAGGATGCAGGCAATAGGCCAAACTGCTTTAAATATAGTCCAACAGGAGGGCCTTACACCAGCAGATTTTACCTATGGTACCAAAGGAGTAATAGGCTATTTTTTAAAATTAGCCAGCAAAAAAGATTTGAGACCGACCAAACGGGCTGTTATAGGAAGCAGCGATCTGACCAGTTGGTATCCCAAACAAAAAACCAATACATCCGGCCATATCGCTAAGGTAGTAGCGCATTTACTCCATCCTTTGCTGATGGAGGCGGTAACCTTATATGAAGCAGAGGGCTTAGCCTACAGAACTGCTATCGTGGGAAGCCGTTTTACTTATGCCTTTGGTATGATTGGCGCATTGCTTATAGGATTGGCGCAATATAGATCTAGAAAGCATCTTTTGTTTATGTCAGATATTGCCGCCTTACTGTATCAAGCCATTCAGGGAAACGATACACCCTATCTATATGAAAAAATAGGCCATCAATTTCATCATTTTCTCATAGATGAATTTCAAGACCTTTCTCTTTTTCAATGGATGAATATTCAGCCATTATTACGCAATAGCCTTGCAGAAGGCTATTCTAGTTTATTAGTAGGAGATGTCAAACAATCTATTTACCGTTGGCGTGGAAGTAATTGGAAGCTTTTGAACCATCAAGTGGCAGCAACCTTTAAAGAAAGCACCCTGCATGGTTTAACAACCAATAGGCGAAGTTGTGAAGTTATTGTGTTATTTAACAATTATTTCTTTAAGAGAGCTGCAGGTCAACTGGTTGATTATCTCGCATCTAATGTTCCCGCTATGGATCCACTGCCCTATGAGTTGGCCCAAATGCGACGGGCCTATGACGACGTAGCACAACAAACCAATCCTAAGAAAGGAGGTTGTGTAGAACTATTTTTGCTCCGTTCTGATACAACAGCAAACCATCCTACTGATTGGAAAATAAATGCACAAAAAGCCTTTATATCTACACTAGAACAGTTGGCAAAAGCGGCCATTCCAGCAAAGGATATCGTTGTATTGGTTCGGAATAATAGCGAAGCTATTTTGCTAACCAGTTTGCATACTGCTGTCCCCTATAAGGTAGTATCGGACCAGGCCCATTCTTTAGGCAGCCATATAGCCATAAAGGTATTGATACATGCATTATACTATCTTAGCAATGAAGATGATCTGATCAATACAGTTGCCTGGATAGAGGCATATGATAGTTGTTACCCATCCGCTATGGGGCACCATGCTAGATATTGTGCAGCCGTAGATGGTGGGATACAAAAGCGCTTTCCTGGGTCATTTTGGGCCCAAAAGGATTTTTTAAAACAGCTATCTGTCTATACCTGTGTGGAGTTATTGATTGCCTGTTTATTTGAAATTCCGCATGACTTTGGCGATGTGTTGGCTTTTTTTCAGAGTGTAGTTTTAAATTTTTTTCTTACAGAATCTCCTTCTATAGAGGCATTTTTAGTTTGGTGGGAAAAAAAAGGTCGAGCGATAAAGTTACCCACAAGTGATCAGGAAGATGTGATCAAGGTAATGACCATTCATCAATCTAAAGGATTGGCATTTAAGGTAGTCATCATGCCCTTTTGTAGTTGGGGGTTGGACCATTCAGCACAGAATGGTCCCATATTATGGAGCGTACACCATCCACAACCCGCATATTTCCCTATATGGCCCATCAGCTATGGCACAGATTTAAAAGAAACCCATTATGCAAAAGACTATTACCTAGAGCAGATGCAAATACATCTAGATAGCCTCAATTTACTCTATGTAGCTTTTACAAGGGCCGAATCACGACTCTATGTTACGGCGCCCCTTCCAGATAAGTTGGAAGGTATGGCAACCATTGCGGATCTAATCTACCAGTCATTGGTAGGTGATGAAACAGATTGTTTATGTGGAGAAGCAGCTGTACAAGAGACAGCTGCAGGCATAAAGTTTTCTTTTAGGTGA
- the rsmG gene encoding 16S rRNA (guanine(527)-N(7))-methyltransferase RsmG has product MDLPKNLYTASIVCHYFPDLSPTQIALFDRLGAIYADWNATINLISRKDIDHLYLHHVLHSLAIAKVITFTAHTRILDFGTGGGFPGIPLAIALPEVDFHLVDATLKKIQAVEAIADTLGLKNIRVSWARGERIKGVYDFIVGRGVTNLNLFYSWVKDKIALKSKNSLPNGILYLKGAPFETLPLSMDLYPIKRYFTEPFFREKYLVHAYGM; this is encoded by the coding sequence ATGGATTTACCAAAAAATTTGTATACAGCTTCCATTGTATGCCATTATTTTCCTGACTTATCACCCACTCAAATAGCTCTTTTTGACCGTTTAGGTGCTATATATGCCGATTGGAATGCCACCATCAATTTGATATCTCGCAAAGATATAGACCATCTTTACCTCCACCATGTCTTGCATTCCTTGGCTATTGCTAAGGTTATTACTTTTACTGCCCATACTAGGATTTTAGATTTTGGCACAGGAGGAGGCTTCCCTGGTATTCCTTTGGCCATCGCCTTGCCAGAGGTGGATTTTCATTTAGTGGATGCTACATTAAAAAAGATACAAGCAGTAGAAGCAATCGCAGACACACTTGGATTAAAGAATATTAGGGTTTCTTGGGCAAGGGGAGAACGCATAAAAGGAGTCTATGATTTTATAGTGGGCAGGGGCGTTACCAATCTAAACTTGTTTTATAGTTGGGTAAAAGATAAAATAGCTCTAAAAAGTAAAAATAGTTTGCCTAATGGCATCCTCTATCTCAAGGGAGCGCCATTTGAGACCCTTCCATTATCTATGGATCTATATCCAATCAAGCGGTATTTTACCGAGCCCTTTTTTAGAGAAAAGTATTTGGTGCATGCTTATGGTATGTAA
- the hslV gene encoding ATP-dependent protease subunit HslV, which produces MTQVKSTTVLAMIHHGEVVIGADGQATFGHTVAKQHVKKVRKLFGGKILAGFAGSTADAFTLLERFEEKLQSYHGNMKRSAIELAKDWRTDRMLKRLEAMLIVANREALLIVSGTGDVLEPDYPLAAIGSGSMYAQSAAIALMKHAPHLTAMEMVRESLTITADTCIYTNHNFVFETLQNQDDVTV; this is translated from the coding sequence ATGACCCAAGTGAAGTCGACCACTGTTTTAGCGATGATCCATCATGGAGAAGTAGTCATTGGTGCAGATGGCCAGGCTACATTTGGCCATACTGTTGCCAAGCAGCATGTTAAGAAGGTAAGAAAGCTTTTTGGCGGAAAGATTTTAGCCGGTTTTGCTGGTTCTACAGCTGATGCATTTACCTTGTTAGAGCGCTTTGAAGAAAAGCTGCAAAGCTATCATGGCAACATGAAACGGTCAGCCATTGAATTGGCTAAGGATTGGCGTACAGATCGCATGCTCAAGCGGTTAGAAGCGATGTTAATAGTAGCCAATCGAGAAGCATTGTTAATCGTTAGTGGTACAGGTGATGTATTGGAACCAGATTATCCCTTAGCAGCTATTGGATCTGGCAGCATGTATGCACAATCTGCTGCCATAGCTTTGATGAAACATGCGCCTCATTTAACCGCTATGGAAATGGTTCGAGAAAGCTTGACCATAACAGCAGATACTTGTATTTATACCAACCACAATTTTGTATTTGAAACTTTGCAAAATCAGGATGATGTAACCGTCTGA
- a CDS encoding dihydrolipoamide acetyltransferase family protein, with the protein MAEFIRMPKMSDTMQQGIISRWVKQVGDKVAAGDILAEVETDKATMELEAYDDGTLLYIGVAEKSAVQVHDIIAIIGEAGEDINALLASIASASGAADSAVSTDSVDEVAGPGAAINEATGAAVALPPAEPLPSSDRFFASPLAKKIAKEKGYDLTQIQGSGEAGRVVKKDVMQFVPSPLDQTWMGGQPTGPSHQDFSISAMRQTIANVLTDSKMNIPHFYLTIGINMNKAVALRAELNHHTETKISINDMIIKATALALTQHPKLNAAWLIDKIRQYQHVHIGIAVAVEEGLVVPVVRFADQKPLVSISKEVKRLSDQSQKLTAKDYIGATFTISNLGMLGITSFSAIINPPAACILAVGAVQQIPIVQDNQIIPAHMLQVTLSCDHRVVDGAVGASFLSTLKALLEEPLRLLL; encoded by the coding sequence ATGGCAGAGTTCATTAGGATGCCTAAAATGAGTGATACCATGCAGCAAGGTATCATAAGCCGTTGGGTAAAGCAGGTGGGAGATAAGGTGGCGGCCGGGGATATACTTGCTGAAGTAGAGACTGACAAGGCTACTATGGAGTTGGAAGCCTATGATGATGGTACACTGCTCTATATAGGTGTAGCTGAAAAATCAGCGGTACAGGTGCATGATATTATTGCTATTATAGGAGAAGCGGGAGAAGATATTAATGCTTTGCTGGCCAGTATTGCTTCTGCAAGTGGGGCTGCTGATTCGGCTGTTTCTACTGATTCTGTAGATGAGGTTGCTGGTCCGGGTGCTGCTATAAATGAGGCTACCGGTGCTGCTGTCGCACTGCCACCTGCTGAGCCGCTTCCCTCTTCAGATCGGTTTTTTGCTTCGCCACTAGCAAAAAAAATAGCTAAGGAAAAAGGATATGACCTCACGCAGATTCAAGGTTCTGGTGAAGCAGGACGGGTGGTTAAAAAGGATGTGATGCAATTTGTTCCCAGTCCTTTGGATCAAACTTGGATGGGTGGACAGCCTACTGGACCATCGCATCAAGATTTCTCTATTTCTGCTATGCGTCAGACCATAGCCAATGTGCTGACAGACAGCAAAATGAATATTCCACATTTCTACTTAACCATTGGCATCAATATGAATAAAGCTGTTGCATTACGTGCAGAGCTGAACCACCATACAGAGACCAAAATTTCCATTAATGATATGATTATTAAAGCTACTGCTTTAGCCCTCACCCAACATCCCAAACTAAATGCTGCATGGTTAATCGATAAGATTAGACAGTATCAACATGTTCATATCGGTATCGCAGTAGCGGTAGAAGAAGGTTTAGTCGTGCCTGTTGTTCGTTTTGCAGACCAAAAACCACTCGTATCCATTAGTAAAGAAGTCAAAAGACTATCTGACCAATCCCAAAAGCTAACTGCTAAAGATTATATAGGGGCTACCTTTACCATTTCCAATCTAGGTATGTTGGGTATAACCTCTTTTTCCGCTATTATCAACCCACCAGCGGCTTGTATTTTAGCGGTTGGTGCGGTGCAGCAAATACCTATTGTTCAAGACAATCAAATTATTCCTGCGCATATGTTACAAGTTACCTTATCTTGTGACCATCGTGTTGTAGATGGCGCAGTAGGGGCATCCTTTTTGTCCACTTTAAAAGCGTTGTTGGAAGAACCACTGCGTCTATTGTTATAA
- the tilS gene encoding tRNA lysidine(34) synthetase TilS — translation MLTSFLSFLQRHQLIADSDQTTLLAVSGGVDSVVLAHLFKKAGLPFAIAHCNFNLRGAEAEAATAFVEELAASYQVPFYSTRFDTATFASSQKISIQMAARSLRYQFFHKLLQQEGWHRIATAHHWDDATETILLNFIKGTGIKGFYGIQPIYGQVIRPLLFARKKAIIDYAQQEKLHWHEDSSNRCNHYQRNFIRNKIIPLLHQVNPNFEATTWETATKLKETGAFFDHHLAQIKKELSTFKDGIHYLAIHRIIHQPWAATIAFELLRPYGFTFQQIKKLITAPMNSGKRIDTTDYTLYVDRKNWLIIKKSSSCLHQATISDTRRSIIYGGHVLAIQVYDSADYVLKKTAMIGAFDYHRLQFPLIIRPWKAGDVFHPIGMQGRKKVSDLLIDLKIPMAIKQKIPVVTSNDQIIWVVGHRIDERFKVTQRTKAVFEIVASPL, via the coding sequence ATGTTAACATCTTTTTTATCCTTTCTACAACGCCATCAGTTGATTGCAGATAGCGACCAAACCACCCTTTTAGCGGTCAGCGGTGGCGTAGATTCTGTGGTACTGGCGCATCTTTTTAAAAAAGCAGGCCTGCCTTTTGCCATAGCCCATTGTAATTTCAACCTACGTGGTGCAGAAGCAGAGGCTGCAACCGCATTTGTAGAAGAGTTAGCGGCATCCTATCAGGTGCCTTTTTATAGTACCCGATTTGATACTGCCACCTTTGCATCCAGCCAAAAAATTTCCATACAAATGGCTGCTAGAAGCTTGCGCTATCAATTTTTCCATAAGCTGCTGCAACAAGAGGGATGGCATCGCATCGCCACTGCACACCACTGGGATGATGCTACTGAAACGATTCTATTAAACTTTATTAAAGGAACAGGTATTAAGGGGTTTTATGGTATACAACCCATATATGGACAGGTTATACGCCCTTTGTTGTTTGCTAGAAAAAAGGCAATAATAGATTACGCACAACAAGAAAAACTCCATTGGCATGAAGACAGCTCCAATAGATGCAACCACTATCAAAGAAATTTTATACGTAACAAAATCATTCCCCTTTTGCATCAAGTCAATCCAAACTTTGAAGCAACTACGTGGGAAACAGCTACAAAATTAAAAGAGACAGGTGCCTTCTTTGACCATCATCTGGCTCAGATTAAAAAAGAGCTAAGCACTTTTAAAGATGGCATCCATTACCTAGCCATCCACCGGATCATCCATCAGCCATGGGCTGCTACTATCGCATTTGAGCTATTGCGCCCTTATGGCTTTACCTTTCAGCAAATTAAAAAGCTGATCACAGCCCCTATGAATAGTGGAAAACGGATCGATACAACAGACTATACGCTCTATGTAGATAGAAAAAATTGGCTGATTATCAAAAAAAGTAGCTCATGTCTTCACCAAGCAACCATTTCGGATACCAGACGATCCATCATATATGGCGGCCACGTTTTAGCTATTCAAGTTTACGATAGCGCCGACTATGTGCTCAAAAAAACAGCAATGATCGGTGCATTTGATTACCATAGGTTACAGTTTCCACTAATCATACGTCCATGGAAAGCTGGAGATGTTTTCCATCCCATTGGCATGCAAGGGCGTAAAAAAGTTAGCGATTTATTGATCGATCTTAAAATACCAATGGCCATTAAACAGAAGATACCAGTGGTTACCAGTAATGATCAGATCATATGGGTAGTAGGCCACCGAATAGATGAACGTTTTAAAGTAACCCAGAGGACAAAAGCAGTATTTGAAATAGTCGCAAGCCCGCTGTAA
- a CDS encoding sodium:solute symporter family protein — MSVLNIPLLMVGGFLLLTLGIGVFFTRISTSFREYVLGDQALNTAPLIGTLLALIYGGGRLMIGVEQIHNFGILWVIFMLLSSFLPYWVISWLALHMRPFMRNLSMSESISRVYGQYPRIVASLSNICFSIVTIAIQVNVMSRSIGMCIDWVHPSMITLFVSLILFFYSRIGGIRIITFTDITQTFVFFLIIPFLAFSIFEATGKPEILAFSATQENFQFDKLFQVEPKKLTILTLFLSSLVAGINPPTIQKIYMSANCLQASMVFFFASFLSLFVSFFIILLGLYTYVAAPDLLVEGVWSYIMAHISPICKGFVVMSLLTMAMSTADAYLNSCSVMFSNDIVCSIMNKKSVPYHRQLRWARLTALCIGIITILLSLYCSDLFVLLQLRFDCFIPIVTAPFILAVLGFRGSSRSALIGMATGMLTILAWNKWIEPVTAMNGAFMAMLANGLVMVVVHYLLPKGKK; from the coding sequence ATGAGCGTTCTTAATATTCCTCTGCTGATGGTAGGGGGTTTTTTGTTGTTAACCTTAGGTATTGGTGTTTTCTTTACCAGAATTTCGACTTCGTTTCGAGAATATGTTCTGGGGGATCAAGCATTGAATACGGCACCTTTGATTGGTACGTTATTGGCGTTAATCTATGGAGGAGGAAGATTAATGATTGGTGTAGAGCAGATCCATAATTTTGGGATTTTATGGGTGATTTTCATGCTTTTGAGCAGTTTTTTACCCTACTGGGTCATCAGTTGGCTGGCTTTACATATGAGGCCATTTATGCGCAACCTATCTATGTCAGAGAGTATCAGCCGTGTATATGGCCAGTATCCCAGAATTGTGGCAAGCCTATCCAATATTTGTTTTTCCATTGTAACCATTGCCATTCAAGTTAATGTGATGTCCCGATCTATTGGTATGTGCATAGATTGGGTGCATCCCAGTATGATCACGCTGTTTGTTAGCTTAATTTTGTTTTTCTATTCCCGTATCGGGGGTATTCGCATCATTACTTTTACAGATATCACACAAACCTTTGTCTTTTTTCTGATCATTCCATTTCTAGCTTTCTCGATATTTGAGGCAACTGGCAAGCCAGAAATCCTCGCTTTTTCAGCCACACAAGAAAATTTTCAGTTTGATAAGTTGTTTCAGGTTGAACCCAAAAAATTGACTATTTTGACACTTTTCCTCTCTAGTCTAGTGGCCGGTATCAATCCTCCGACTATACAGAAAATTTATATGTCGGCCAATTGTTTGCAGGCCAGTATGGTTTTCTTCTTTGCTAGTTTTTTAAGTTTGTTTGTAAGTTTTTTTATAATCTTACTTGGACTTTATACTTATGTAGCTGCTCCCGATTTATTGGTAGAAGGAGTTTGGAGTTATATAATGGCCCATATTTCGCCCATCTGTAAAGGGTTTGTGGTTATGAGTTTGTTAACGATGGCTATGTCTACAGCTGATGCTTACCTAAATAGCTGTTCGGTTATGTTTAGTAATGATATCGTGTGTAGTATTATGAATAAAAAGTCGGTGCCTTACCATCGTCAGCTTCGATGGGCTAGGCTAACTGCTTTATGTATAGGTATCATTACGATCCTACTCAGTTTATACTGCAGCGATTTGTTTGTCTTGTTACAGTTGCGTTTTGATTGCTTCATACCAATCGTAACGGCTCCTTTTATCTTAGCAGTTTTAGGGTTTAGAGGTAGCTCACGTAGTGCGTTGATAGGCATGGCTACAGGGATGTTGACTATTTTGGCTTGGAATAAATGGATAGAGCCAGTTACCGCTATGAATGGTGCTTTTATGGCTATGTTGGCCAATGGACTCGTTATGGTGGTGGTCCATTATTTGCTTCCTAAAGGAAAAAAATAA
- the tsaE gene encoding tRNA (adenosine(37)-N6)-threonylcarbamoyltransferase complex ATPase subunit type 1 TsaE, translating to MVLKSSLKGLKDIAYELLSYAGDHTIWLLEGPMGSGKTTLVKELCRALQTVHTVNSPTFSIINEYATINHTTIYHVDCYRLDHIDDAIALDFESYFASGCYCFIEWPSKIKAILPLHYFLITIEIETASSRTLICTRY from the coding sequence ATGGTCTTAAAAAGTTCTTTGAAGGGCCTCAAGGATATAGCGTATGAATTGTTAAGCTATGCAGGTGACCATACCATATGGCTATTAGAGGGTCCTATGGGATCAGGTAAAACCACGTTAGTCAAGGAACTTTGTAGGGCTCTGCAAACAGTTCATACTGTGAATAGTCCCACCTTTTCAATTATCAATGAATATGCAACGATAAATCATACGACTATTTACCATGTTGATTGCTACCGGCTGGATCATATAGATGATGCAATTGCGTTAGATTTTGAAAGTTATTTTGCATCTGGCTGCTATTGCTTTATAGAGTGGCCCTCAAAAATTAAAGCCATTTTGCCTCTGCATTATTTTTTAATTACTATAGAAATAGAAACAGCTTCCAGTAGAACGTTGATTTGTACGCGATATTAA